GAGATGAAGTATCTGAAAAGCTAGCCCAAAAGCCAGGATACCTCTATCGCATCAGATATATACGCCGCAAGTACAAAAAAGGAGGACAAGATACCATCGTCACCGCTGCGCCTGTAGAAGAACCCATCGCCAGATGTGAAGCAGATGTAAGCCTACTGGCACATGTATTAGTGTCAAAATTTGTAGACCACCTGCCGGAGTATCGACAACAGCAGATATACAAACGTGAAGGAGTCGTTATCCCTCCTTCAACAATGAACGGATGGGTTCACCAGCTCAGTCCCTATATGAAGCTTATGGCAGAATATATTAAAACTAAAATACTGAGTACACCCTACATTCAACAGGATGAAAGCACCATCAAAGTAATGGACAATAAACATAAACAAGGCATCAATAAAGGCTATATGTGGGTCATGGCGTCTGTTCAAATGCAGTATGTGTGTTTTGAATACCAAAATGGCCGAGGCAGAGAAGGGCCGCTAGAATCCTTTAAATCATTTAAAGGAGACCTACAAACAGATGCGTATGAAGTGTACAATGTCATAGACAAAGTCTATGGACAGATAAATCATTTTCATTGCTGGGCCCACGGTCGCCGGAAGTTTCATGAAGCTCCTGGGCAATGATAAATTCCGAAGTGAATATGCATTGAGCTTTATCCAGAAACTCTATGAGATAGAACGTAAATGCAGAGAAGCCAACTATACCCACAACCAACGGCAAGTTGAACGTCAGAAAGCTAAACCCATCCTGATTCAGTTCAAGGAATGGTTGGATAAAGAATCACTTGTAGTAACCCCAAGATCGCCTATAGGGACAGCCATAGGATATATTATAAAGAGGTGGGATAAGTTTACCAAATATACAGATCATGGACATGTAGAGATCGATAATAATATCATAGAAAATGCAATTAGACCCCTTGCATTAGGACGCAAAAACTATCTTTTTGCCGGACATCATGATGCGGCCATCAATATAGGATATTATTACACTATCTTTGGGACATGTAAAGCACTGGGAGTAAACCCATATGACTATATGGTATGGTACCTCACCAAAGTACCTTCCATAAAAACATCAGACATAGGATACTTAGCACCGGATGCATTCAAAAAATCACTGGAAGTGTTAACGTAGTTTGTCGAATGCTTACGGAAACCTAAAGTAATTGCAATACAAGATGAGCAATATCCACAATTCTTTGCAATTAACTTTAATTTATATAACAATGAAGATATTTGGAGAAATGCCTTGACTATTTGGG
The genomic region above belongs to Saprospiraceae bacterium and contains:
- a CDS encoding IS66 family transposase — encoded protein: MKKKSDHKGRQLLAGCEHLPVEEIIIDVDHDESDIHIGDEVSEKLAQKPGYLYRIRYIRRKYKKGGQDTIVTAAPVEEPIARCEADVSLLAHVLVSKFVDHLPEYRQQQIYKREGVVIPPSTMNGWVHQLSPYMKLMAEYIKTKILSTPYIQQDESTIKVMDNKHKQGINKGYMWVMASVQMQYVCFEYQNGRGREGPLESFKSFKGDLQTDAYEVYNVIDKVYGQINHFHCWAHGRRKFHEAPGQ
- a CDS encoding transposase is translated as MKLLGNDKFRSEYALSFIQKLYEIERKCREANYTHNQRQVERQKAKPILIQFKEWLDKESLVVTPRSPIGTAIGYIIKRWDKFTKYTDHGHVEIDNNIIENAIRPLALGRKNYLFAGHHDAAINIGYYYTIFGTCKALGVNPYDYMVWYLTKVPSIKTSDIGYLAPDAFKKSLEVLT